One window of Desulfarculus baarsii DSM 2075 genomic DNA carries:
- a CDS encoding SDR family NAD(P)-dependent oxidoreductase: MARYQLRGKTALVTGASSGIGRELARGLAARGADVMVAALPAEAGALDDLAAELRQSHRVQAWPLCVDLAQNDGPRQLHAQAAAIRPELDVLVNNAGVISYGPFHQTPLAKSELLLHVNARAYMATMALFLPEMARRGQGRVLNVCSASAFQPTPHHAVYGATKAFVLMLSEGARQELAGSGVKVCALCPSYVDTPLLRGEGFPKKLRWYAIGGLASPESIAEAGLRTIEKGRAVFIPGIQNKLVHLLMPRLLPRRLLPLISTVALKGSDRA, encoded by the coding sequence ATGGCCCGCTATCAACTGCGCGGCAAGACGGCCCTGGTCACCGGGGCCAGTTCGGGCATCGGCCGCGAACTGGCCCGGGGCCTGGCCGCCCGTGGGGCCGACGTCATGGTGGCGGCCCTGCCCGCCGAGGCCGGGGCCCTGGACGATCTGGCCGCCGAGTTGCGCCAAAGCCACCGCGTCCAGGCTTGGCCCCTGTGCGTGGATCTGGCCCAAAACGACGGGCCGCGCCAGTTGCACGCCCAGGCGGCGGCGATCCGCCCCGAGCTGGACGTGCTGGTCAACAACGCCGGCGTGATCAGCTATGGGCCCTTTCACCAAACGCCGCTGGCCAAAAGCGAGCTGCTGCTGCACGTCAACGCCAGGGCCTACATGGCCACCATGGCCTTGTTTCTGCCCGAGATGGCGCGGCGCGGACAGGGCCGGGTGCTCAACGTCTGCTCGGCCAGCGCCTTCCAGCCCACGCCCCACCACGCCGTCTACGGCGCGACCAAGGCCTTCGTGCTGATGCTAAGCGAGGGCGCGCGCCAGGAGCTGGCCGGCAGCGGGGTCAAGGTCTGCGCCCTGTGCCCCAGCTACGTGGACACGCCGCTGTTGCGCGGCGAGGGCTTTCCCAAAAAGCTGCGCTGGTACGCCATCGGCGGCCTGGCCAGCCCGGAGTCCATCGCCGAAGCCGGGTTGCGAACCATCGAAAAGGGCCGGGCCGTGTTCATTCCGGGGATACAAAACAAACTGGTGCATCTGCTGATGCCTCGGCTTCTGCCCAGGCGGCTGCTGCCGTTGATCTCGACGGTGGCGCTGAAGGGTTCGGACCGCGCCTGA
- a CDS encoding thiamine pyrophosphate-dependent enzyme: MSKAAEAIKNVEKISPKNMPLVEPLSRGHRACQGCGEVLALRQVLKAVGKQVIACSATGCMEIISSPYPQTAWEVPWIHVAFENVAAVASGVEAGRKALIRKGRIQDDNTKVMAFAGDGATADIGLQALSGAMERGHDFVYVCLDNEAYMNTGIQRSSSTPYGAMTTTSPPGAKSKGQSTWKKNMPLIAAAHGIPYVATASPAFHLDLMNKARKAAAVPGPAYLHIYSPCPTGWRCGPDTAIEASRLVVQTRVFPLFEVIDGRYVLTRDITKPKPVADYLKSQRRFAHLKDEDIEFIQKRVDEEWERLLNLVKATNPEAK, from the coding sequence ATGAGCAAGGCAGCCGAGGCAATCAAGAACGTCGAGAAGATCTCGCCCAAGAACATGCCCCTGGTCGAGCCGCTCTCCCGCGGGCATCGCGCCTGCCAGGGCTGCGGCGAGGTGTTGGCCCTGCGCCAGGTGCTCAAGGCCGTGGGCAAGCAGGTCATCGCGTGCAGCGCCACCGGCTGCATGGAGATCATCAGCTCGCCCTATCCGCAGACGGCTTGGGAAGTGCCCTGGATCCACGTGGCCTTCGAAAACGTCGCGGCCGTGGCCAGCGGCGTGGAGGCCGGCCGCAAGGCCCTGATCCGCAAGGGCCGCATCCAGGACGACAACACCAAGGTCATGGCCTTCGCCGGCGACGGCGCCACCGCCGACATCGGCCTCCAGGCCCTCTCCGGGGCCATGGAGCGCGGCCACGACTTCGTCTATGTCTGCCTGGACAACGAAGCCTACATGAACACCGGCATTCAGCGCTCCAGCTCCACGCCCTACGGCGCCATGACCACCACCAGCCCGCCGGGGGCCAAGAGCAAGGGCCAGTCCACCTGGAAGAAAAACATGCCCCTGATCGCCGCGGCCCACGGCATTCCCTACGTGGCCACGGCCAGCCCGGCCTTCCACCTGGACCTGATGAACAAGGCCCGCAAGGCCGCCGCCGTGCCCGGCCCGGCCTACCTGCACATCTATTCGCCGTGCCCCACCGGCTGGCGTTGCGGGCCCGACACGGCCATCGAGGCCTCGCGCCTGGTGGTCCAGACCCGCGTCTTCCCGCTGTTCGAGGTCATCGACGGGCGCTACGTGCTCACCCGCGACATCACCAAGCCCAAGCCGGTGGCCGACTATCTCAAGAGCCAGCGCCGCTTCGCCCACTTGAAAGATGAAGATATAGAATTTATTCAAAAAAGAGTGGACGAAGAGTGGGAGCGCCTGCTAAATTTAGTAAAGGCTACGAACCCGGAGGCCAAGTGA
- a CDS encoding DUF2148 domain-containing protein has translation MSKQRSIKQFEEDRAAAARIAARLLLASGTTSPRVGGVGECTIHIVDDECDIEDLCQAVEDMADDNKAWKFFRRDAAMLRDADAVLLITSLRCLDDPADINCNMCGKITCDYLREAERLAPAPEVAFTGPLCVFRANNIAYALDGVISQARNLGVDYGVFWSAGAAAMRLGILPKATGFALAVAISVTEKSPFRDIPKRYDEINERTMNDRTIQRLWPQFRSIYS, from the coding sequence ATGAGCAAACAACGCAGCATCAAGCAGTTCGAGGAAGACCGCGCCGCGGCCGCGCGCATCGCCGCCCGGCTGCTCTTGGCCTCGGGCACCACCAGCCCCCGCGTCGGCGGCGTGGGCGAATGCACCATCCACATCGTCGACGACGAGTGCGACATCGAAGACCTCTGCCAGGCCGTGGAGGACATGGCCGACGACAACAAGGCCTGGAAGTTTTTCCGGCGCGACGCGGCCATGCTGCGCGACGCCGACGCGGTGCTGTTGATCACCTCCCTGCGCTGTCTGGACGACCCGGCCGACATCAACTGCAACATGTGCGGCAAGATCACCTGCGATTATCTGCGCGAGGCCGAGCGCCTGGCCCCCGCGCCCGAGGTGGCCTTCACCGGGCCCTTGTGCGTTTTTCGGGCCAACAACATCGCCTACGCCCTGGACGGCGTGATCAGCCAGGCCCGCAACCTGGGCGTCGATTACGGCGTGTTCTGGTCGGCCGGCGCGGCGGCCATGCGCCTGGGGATCCTGCCCAAGGCCACCGGCTTCGCCCTGGCCGTGGCCATCTCCGTCACCGAAAAATCGCCCTTCCGCGACATTCCCAAGCGTTACGACGAGATCAACGAACGGACCATGAACGACCGCACCATCCAGCGGTTGTGGCCCCAGTTCCGCTCGATCTACAGCTAA
- a CDS encoding AMP-binding protein has protein sequence MAGKAHLNPIIASHLVEQKADKEPDKVVYVFERNQHGHDELTYADMHQKANKLARLLLDNGIGKGDAFVVYMRNYPEFVYSLLAATTIGAVAVPVDPRIRGERLRFLINNSGAKAIIGTGACLEQIDEALPQAPNVKFVSIAYQRDEDVDPTDRYHALNQTLAADAWRTVDQQIMDVRQPWEVIYTSGTTGDPKGVTIRCNRMGLFNIVNRLAWKYQSDDVLYSGLSLTHGNAQAVTLFPSLNLGIKAVFSPRFTKSRIWDICRQFGCTTFSLLGGMMAGIYNQPPRPDDADNPVKTVISAGTPTAIWEDFEKRFDVKILEWYGAVEGGFAFKPVGKGPVGSFGKPVPGIMEFKVVDDDDNPVPAGQKGELICRMLKGETRVDYLGLPQASEDKTRGGWLRTGDIVHRDAEGWYFFDFRKGGGLRRAGDFIQPERVEAVIGRLEQVGEVCVYGVPAASGAPGESDLVAAVAPLPGQSLDAKAIFSACQQELEANSIPSYLQLVDEVPKTVSEKALDRLLRADFEAGRGVIVKHEDYR, from the coding sequence ATGGCTGGCAAAGCTCACCTCAATCCGATCATCGCCTCGCACCTGGTGGAGCAGAAGGCCGACAAAGAGCCCGACAAGGTCGTCTATGTCTTCGAGCGAAACCAGCACGGCCACGACGAGCTGACCTACGCCGACATGCATCAAAAGGCCAACAAGCTGGCGCGCTTGCTCTTGGATAACGGCATTGGCAAAGGCGACGCCTTTGTCGTCTACATGCGCAACTACCCCGAGTTCGTCTACAGCCTGCTGGCCGCCACCACCATCGGCGCGGTGGCCGTGCCGGTGGACCCGCGCATCAGGGGCGAGCGCCTGCGTTTTCTGATCAACAACTCCGGGGCCAAGGCCATCATCGGCACTGGCGCCTGCCTGGAGCAGATCGACGAGGCCCTGCCCCAGGCGCCCAACGTCAAGTTCGTCTCCATCGCCTACCAGCGCGACGAGGACGTGGACCCCACCGATCGTTATCACGCCCTCAACCAGACCCTGGCGGCCGACGCCTGGCGCACGGTCGATCAGCAGATCATGGACGTGCGCCAGCCCTGGGAGGTCATCTACACCTCGGGCACCACCGGCGACCCCAAGGGCGTGACCATCCGCTGCAACCGCATGGGCCTGTTCAACATCGTCAACCGCCTGGCCTGGAAGTACCAAAGCGACGACGTGCTCTACAGCGGGCTTTCGCTGACCCACGGCAACGCCCAGGCCGTGACGCTATTCCCTTCGCTGAACCTGGGCATCAAGGCCGTGTTCAGCCCGCGCTTCACCAAAAGCCGCATCTGGGACATCTGCCGCCAGTTCGGCTGCACCACCTTCAGCCTGCTGGGCGGCATGATGGCCGGCATCTACAACCAGCCGCCCCGGCCAGACGACGCCGACAACCCGGTCAAGACCGTCATCAGCGCCGGCACGCCCACGGCCATCTGGGAGGATTTCGAGAAGCGCTTCGACGTGAAGATCCTGGAGTGGTACGGCGCGGTGGAGGGCGGCTTCGCCTTCAAGCCCGTGGGCAAGGGGCCCGTGGGCTCGTTTGGCAAGCCGGTGCCGGGCATCATGGAGTTCAAGGTCGTCGATGACGACGACAACCCGGTTCCCGCCGGCCAGAAGGGCGAGCTGATCTGCCGCATGCTCAAGGGCGAGACCCGCGTCGACTATCTGGGCCTGCCCCAGGCCAGCGAGGACAAGACCCGCGGCGGCTGGCTGCGCACCGGCGACATCGTCCACCGCGACGCCGAGGGCTGGTATTTCTTCGACTTCCGCAAGGGCGGCGGCCTGCGCCGGGCCGGCGACTTCATCCAGCCCGAGCGGGTGGAGGCGGTCATCGGCCGGCTGGAGCAGGTCGGCGAGGTCTGCGTCTACGGCGTGCCGGCGGCCAGCGGCGCGCCCGGCGAAAGCGACCTGGTGGCCGCCGTGGCCCCGCTGCCCGGCCAAAGCCTGGACGCCAAGGCCATCTTCAGCGCCTGCCAGCAAGAACTGGAGGCCAACAGCATCCCGTCATATCTGCAACTGGTCGACGAGGTGCCAAAGACCGTCTCGGAAAAGGCCCTGGACCGCCTGCTGAGGGCCGACTTCGAGGCCGGCCGGGGCGTGATCGTCAAACACGAAGATTATCGCTAA
- a CDS encoding thiolase family protein produces the protein MSQNVYIIGVGQIRFNKYPQETVRTMAQQAIELALQDAGLQKRDIQAAFFSNTFWGMFDNQHSIRGQVILRRMGMDKIPVTNVENACAGASTALHLACTGVRAGAHDVALAIGSEKITSDDKLKSLSAYATCMDLENFENHIKMIVEVGSSFKNISLPQGESAPGQGRSIFMDAYAMGARWHMDRFGSTQEQLAHICSKNHLHGSLNPLSQYQQTMSVAEVLADKAVAYPLTRAMCAPVGDGAAAAIVCSEAIAKKLGLGRAVRVAASVLGQGSDRDLDGEDIGERLSKQAYAAANLGPKDIDLAEVHDATSYGELHQTEVMGFCPPGQGGVYAMSGATTLGGELPINTSGGLECRGHPIGASGLAQIHEIVQQLRGQCGPRQVAGARVGLAENGGGNIGVEEAAMCIHILQKA, from the coding sequence ATGAGTCAAAACGTCTACATCATCGGCGTGGGCCAGATTCGCTTCAACAAATACCCCCAGGAAACCGTGCGCACCATGGCCCAACAGGCCATCGAGCTGGCCCTGCAAGACGCCGGCCTGCAAAAGCGCGACATCCAGGCGGCGTTTTTTTCCAACACCTTCTGGGGCATGTTCGACAATCAGCACTCCATCCGCGGCCAGGTGATCCTGCGGCGCATGGGCATGGACAAGATCCCCGTCACCAACGTGGAAAACGCCTGCGCCGGGGCCTCCACGGCCCTGCACCTGGCCTGCACCGGCGTGAGGGCCGGGGCCCACGACGTGGCCCTGGCCATCGGCTCGGAAAAGATCACCAGCGACGACAAGCTCAAATCGCTTTCGGCCTACGCCACCTGCATGGACCTGGAAAACTTCGAAAACCACATCAAAATGATCGTCGAGGTGGGCTCCTCGTTCAAAAACATCAGCCTGCCCCAGGGCGAGAGCGCCCCCGGCCAGGGCCGCAGCATCTTCATGGACGCCTACGCCATGGGCGCGCGCTGGCATATGGACCGCTTTGGCTCGACCCAGGAGCAACTGGCCCATATTTGCAGCAAAAACCACCTGCACGGCTCGCTCAATCCCCTGTCGCAATATCAACAGACCATGAGCGTGGCCGAGGTGCTGGCCGACAAGGCCGTGGCCTATCCCCTGACCCGGGCCATGTGCGCGCCCGTGGGCGACGGCGCGGCGGCGGCCATTGTCTGCTCCGAGGCCATCGCCAAAAAACTCGGCCTGGGCCGGGCCGTGCGCGTGGCCGCCTCGGTGCTGGGCCAGGGCTCCGACCGCGATCTGGACGGCGAGGACATCGGCGAGCGCCTGAGCAAGCAGGCCTACGCCGCCGCCAATCTGGGGCCCAAGGACATCGACCTGGCCGAGGTCCACGACGCCACCAGCTATGGCGAGCTGCATCAAACCGAAGTCATGGGCTTTTGCCCGCCGGGCCAGGGCGGCGTCTACGCCATGAGCGGCGCGACGACCCTGGGCGGCGAACTGCCCATCAACACCAGCGGTGGCCTGGAGTGTCGGGGGCACCCCATCGGGGCCTCGGGCCTGGCCCAGATCCACGAGATCGTCCAGCAACTGCGCGGCCAATGCGGCCCGCGCCAGGTGGCCGGCGCGCGCGTTGGCCTGGCCGAAAACGGCGGCGGCAACATCGGCGTGGAAGAAGCGGCCATGTGCATTCACATCCTGCAAAAGGCGTAA
- a CDS encoding DUF2148 domain-containing protein — MAIIEKEQLIQNGLERALELMTVAAHNSYRFKGRNNLKIISVGVEEMEQIAEFCFSLGDMSPLAARDGRFVMELIKEPCGLLLVGDTRFSEFGYNCGACGYRTCAELNKAEEVEALTAIGPSCQFKNINLNIAVNAAAAAAWRMGLHCRVFSTLAFGAMSMGVIPDVHIVSSVSVSVAKQDPYFDRHKYWTAEHWDETFEKEFPTFTRGFIGAIED; from the coding sequence ATGGCCATCATCGAAAAAGAACAGTTGATCCAAAACGGCCTGGAACGCGCCCTGGAGCTGATGACCGTGGCCGCCCACAACAGCTATCGCTTCAAGGGCCGCAACAACCTCAAAATCATCAGCGTCGGCGTCGAGGAAATGGAGCAGATCGCCGAGTTCTGTTTCTCGCTGGGCGACATGTCGCCCCTGGCCGCCCGCGACGGCCGCTTTGTCATGGAGCTGATCAAGGAGCCCTGCGGACTGCTGCTGGTGGGCGACACCCGCTTCAGCGAGTTCGGCTACAACTGCGGGGCCTGCGGCTACCGCACCTGCGCCGAGCTCAACAAGGCCGAGGAGGTCGAGGCCCTGACGGCCATCGGCCCGTCGTGCCAGTTCAAAAACATCAACCTAAACATCGCCGTCAACGCCGCCGCGGCCGCCGCCTGGCGCATGGGCCTGCACTGCCGGGTCTTCAGCACGCTGGCCTTCGGGGCCATGTCCATGGGCGTGATCCCCGATGTGCACATCGTCAGCAGCGTCTCGGTCTCGGTGGCCAAGCAAGACCCCTACTTCGATCGCCACAAGTATTGGACCGCCGAGCACTGGGACGAGACCTTCGAAAAAGAATTCCCCACCTTCACCCGCGGCTTCATCGGGGCCATCGAAGATTAG
- a CDS encoding TetR/AcrR family transcriptional regulator yields the protein MAANITLEKLRKAQILDAAVQMISANGSHNVTLDDVAKAAELSKGGVAYYFSSKDELFREAFLDLFGRIFDRSMTTMAQFDDPLEKVLSFGWLFNDHEAMIRDIGYPLMFDAMVLAMRDEMYRKIIHDWIEGWITLLKEALDLGVDQGRFQVDDTEKAARAISSIYHGFAIRWYLDRPNHSTAWAREHCRVSIKRYLGC from the coding sequence TTGGCCGCCAACATCACCCTGGAAAAGCTCCGCAAGGCCCAGATCCTCGACGCCGCCGTGCAGATGATCTCCGCCAACGGCAGCCACAACGTCACCCTCGACGACGTGGCCAAGGCCGCCGAGCTGTCCAAGGGCGGCGTGGCCTATTATTTTTCGTCCAAGGACGAGCTGTTCCGCGAGGCCTTCCTCGACCTGTTCGGCCGCATCTTCGACCGCAGCATGACCACCATGGCCCAGTTCGACGACCCGTTGGAAAAGGTGCTCTCCTTTGGCTGGCTGTTCAACGACCACGAAGCCATGATCCGCGACATCGGCTACCCGCTGATGTTCGACGCCATGGTCCTGGCCATGCGCGACGAGATGTACCGCAAGATCATCCACGACTGGATCGAAGGCTGGATCACTCTGCTCAAGGAAGCCCTGGATCTGGGCGTGGACCAGGGTCGCTTCCAGGTCGACGACACCGAAAAGGCCGCCCGCGCCATTTCATCGATCTATCACGGCTTCGCCATCCGCTGGTATCTGGACCGGCCAAACCATTCGACGGCCTGGGCCCGCGAGCACTGCCGCGTCTCCATCAAGCGCTATTTGGGCTGCTGA
- a CDS encoding MerR family transcriptional regulator: MSDHEQWTISELAEQLGLSARSIRFYEEKGLLRPARTAGGHRVYGRRERARLRLILRGKRFGYSLEQIAEMIGMADVDMDEADQIAKSLEYGEKKLRELAARRREIDAMEADLLAVRQKMLSRLAQLPAKPDDKPAK, from the coding sequence ATGTCGGATCACGAACAATGGACCATCAGCGAACTGGCCGAGCAACTGGGCCTCAGCGCCCGGTCGATCCGCTTCTATGAGGAAAAGGGCCTGTTGCGGCCCGCGCGCACGGCCGGCGGCCACCGGGTCTACGGCCGACGCGAGCGGGCGCGGCTGCGGCTGATCCTGCGCGGCAAGCGCTTTGGCTACAGCCTGGAGCAGATCGCCGAGATGATCGGCATGGCCGATGTGGACATGGACGAGGCGGATCAGATAGCCAAATCTTTGGAATACGGCGAAAAAAAGCTGCGTGAACTGGCCGCGCGCCGCCGCGAGATCGACGCCATGGAGGCCGACCTGCTGGCGGTGCGCCAAAAAATGCTCTCGCGCCTGGCCCAATTGCCTGCCAAACCAGACGACAAACCCGCAAAATAA
- a CDS encoding acyl-CoA dehydrogenase family protein: MYEHLLSKEALKLREEVRELVAWVPRQTILDMDADKIQFPKEFLREAGRRNLMGCRYPKQWGGRGLDWVSTCMTMEEVGTLGYIFACTFGVGAELVCDAIIQHGTDEQKAKYVRPLLAGEIFAAECLTEPRGGSDFFGTSTVAVDQGDHYLVSGQKRFIVGGEGADYFLVYARTDHDPKAHPHKALTCLIVDRGPGVKVEYLYGLMGCRGGGAARLVFKDAVAPKSNVVGQINNAYAVFNTMMVPERLGTAAMTIGAARPALEVATGYTTRRKAFGQVIAQFQGVSFQVAEAAMLLDACRAIAYTTASAVDKGVRPDVVRRLVSQTKKFITESCQKVAHNAMQVMGGIGYTNVFPVERIFRDLRLASIWTGSNEVMSMIIAHQWYKEYFERKAARDHENDAAEAGAPDEKIYE, encoded by the coding sequence ATGTATGAACACTTGCTGAGCAAGGAAGCGCTGAAGCTGCGCGAGGAAGTCCGCGAGTTGGTGGCCTGGGTTCCACGTCAGACGATCCTGGACATGGACGCCGACAAGATCCAGTTTCCCAAGGAGTTTTTGCGGGAGGCCGGCCGGCGCAACCTCATGGGCTGCCGCTATCCCAAGCAGTGGGGCGGCCGGGGCCTGGACTGGGTCAGCACCTGCATGACCATGGAGGAAGTGGGCACGCTGGGCTATATCTTCGCCTGCACCTTTGGCGTGGGGGCCGAGTTGGTCTGCGACGCCATCATCCAGCACGGCACCGACGAGCAAAAGGCCAAATACGTGCGGCCCTTGCTGGCCGGCGAGATCTTCGCCGCCGAATGCCTGACCGAGCCCCGCGGCGGTTCGGACTTTTTTGGCACCAGCACCGTGGCCGTCGATCAGGGCGATCACTATCTGGTCAGCGGCCAGAAGCGCTTCATCGTCGGCGGCGAGGGGGCCGACTATTTTCTGGTCTACGCCCGCACCGACCACGACCCCAAGGCCCATCCGCACAAGGCCCTGACCTGCCTGATCGTCGATCGCGGCCCCGGCGTCAAGGTCGAATACCTCTACGGCCTGATGGGCTGCCGGGGCGGCGGCGCGGCGCGGCTGGTGTTCAAGGACGCGGTCGCGCCCAAGTCCAACGTGGTGGGCCAGATCAACAACGCCTACGCCGTCTTCAACACGATGATGGTCCCCGAGCGGCTGGGCACGGCGGCCATGACCATCGGCGCGGCGCGGCCGGCCCTGGAGGTGGCCACCGGCTACACCACCCGGCGCAAGGCTTTTGGCCAGGTCATCGCCCAGTTTCAGGGCGTCAGCTTCCAGGTGGCCGAGGCGGCCATGCTCCTGGACGCCTGCCGGGCCATCGCCTACACCACGGCCTCGGCGGTGGACAAGGGCGTGCGGCCCGATGTGGTGCGGCGTTTGGTCAGCCAAACCAAGAAGTTCATCACCGAGTCGTGCCAGAAGGTGGCCCACAACGCCATGCAGGTCATGGGCGGCATCGGCTACACCAACGTCTTTCCCGTCGAGCGCATCTTCCGTGATCTGCGCCTGGCCTCGATCTGGACCGGCTCCAACGAGGTGATGTCGATGATCATCGCCCACCAGTGGTACAAGGAATATTTCGAGCGCAAGGCCGCCCGCGATCACGAAAACGACGCGGCCGAGGCTGGCGCGCCCGACGAAAAAATCTACGAATAA
- a CDS encoding acyl-CoA dehydrogenase family protein has translation MSYLELSLDLAEDHAALRDSVRRFAIEQVRPTSLLLDKMTPEEVIAPGSPYWTLMKKMYELGYHTVLIPDAYGGLGLDPIANHIFWEEMAYGSVGLAVSLGCAAFGPFICAMMAEDELTEAYITPFVECRDASVMSCWGITEPNHGSDNLMPGGPQFFNPKITQQVKAAKKGDQFVLSGQKSAWISNGTIASNSMLFCNLDPSMGLAGGGICLVDLTQAGVSRGKPLDKLGQRDLPQGEVYFDEAVVPAGHFICDQESYTMITDMVVALANAHMGAFFTGVARSAYDLALQYSTERVQGGKRLCEHPTIQRRLFDMFSKIEASRYLSRAAMVYNMSTTPPNTKYSIASKVFCTQAAFEVASDALQIFGGYGLTKEYPIEKIFRDARAGLIEDGANDSLALHAASDIVREALES, from the coding sequence ATGTCATACCTGGAGCTTAGCCTTGATTTGGCCGAGGACCACGCCGCCCTGCGCGACTCGGTGCGCCGATTCGCCATCGAGCAGGTGCGCCCCACCTCGCTGCTGCTGGACAAAATGACCCCCGAGGAGGTCATCGCCCCCGGCTCGCCCTATTGGACGCTGATGAAAAAAATGTACGAGCTGGGCTATCACACCGTGCTGATCCCCGACGCCTACGGCGGCCTGGGCCTGGACCCCATCGCCAACCACATTTTTTGGGAAGAAATGGCCTATGGCTCGGTGGGCCTGGCCGTCTCGCTGGGCTGCGCGGCCTTTGGCCCCTTCATCTGCGCCATGATGGCCGAGGATGAGTTGACCGAGGCCTACATCACGCCCTTCGTGGAGTGCCGCGACGCCAGCGTCATGAGCTGCTGGGGCATCACCGAGCCCAACCACGGCTCGGACAACCTCATGCCCGGCGGGCCGCAGTTTTTCAACCCCAAGATCACCCAGCAGGTCAAGGCCGCCAAAAAAGGCGACCAGTTCGTGCTCTCGGGCCAGAAATCGGCCTGGATCAGCAACGGCACCATCGCCAGCAACTCCATGCTCTTTTGCAACCTGGACCCATCCATGGGCCTGGCCGGCGGCGGCATCTGCCTGGTCGATCTGACCCAGGCCGGCGTCAGCCGGGGCAAGCCCCTGGACAAGCTGGGCCAGCGCGATCTGCCCCAGGGCGAGGTCTACTTTGACGAGGCCGTGGTTCCGGCCGGGCACTTCATCTGCGACCAGGAATCCTACACCATGATCACCGACATGGTCGTGGCCCTGGCCAACGCCCACATGGGCGCCTTTTTCACCGGCGTGGCCCGCAGCGCCTACGACCTGGCCCTGCAATACTCCACCGAGCGCGTCCAGGGCGGCAAGCGCCTGTGCGAGCACCCCACCATCCAGCGCCGCCTGTTCGACATGTTCAGCAAGATCGAGGCCAGCCGCTATCTCTCGCGGGCGGCCATGGTCTACAACATGAGCACCACCCCGCCCAACACCAAATACTCCATCGCCAGCAAGGTCTTTTGCACCCAGGCGGCCTTCGAGGTGGCCTCCGACGCCTTGCAGATCTTTGGCGGCTACGGCCTGACCAAGGAATACCCCATCGAAAAGATCTTCCGCGACGCCCGGGCCGGGCTGATCGAGGACGGCGCCAACGACTCCCTGGCCCTGCACGCGGCCAGCGACATCGTGCGGGAGGCCCTGGAGTCATGA
- a CDS encoding SCP2 sterol-binding domain-containing protein, which produces MAIFANTEKMYEVLGELFRTLAAEPGIVDTLAADNLTIKFSISEPGGEIWLLPDGQVICGGHDGKPVVEMTLGGDTCHKFWLQQIKMPVALAKGLIKAKGPMPKVLKLMPLLKPAYAAYPAIAQKAGLAI; this is translated from the coding sequence ATGGCCATATTTGCAAACACCGAAAAAATGTATGAAGTGCTGGGAGAACTCTTCCGCACCCTGGCCGCCGAGCCGGGGATCGTCGACACCCTGGCCGCCGACAATCTGACGATCAAGTTCAGCATCTCCGAGCCCGGCGGCGAGATCTGGCTGTTGCCCGACGGCCAGGTGATCTGCGGCGGTCATGACGGCAAGCCGGTGGTCGAGATGACCCTGGGCGGCGACACCTGCCACAAGTTCTGGCTGCAACAGATCAAAATGCCCGTGGCCCTGGCCAAGGGCCTGATCAAGGCCAAGGGCCCCATGCCCAAGGTGCTCAAACTGATGCCCCTTTTGAAGCCGGCCTACGCCGCCTATCCGGCCATCGCCCAAAAGGCCGGCTTGGCCATCTAG